In one Erythrobacteraceae bacterium WH01K genomic region, the following are encoded:
- a CDS encoding acyl-CoA dehydrogenase family protein, with the protein MNLEFTPEEIAFRKEVRTFIEENHPKHLGDFGMREDMSPEDMTAWHKVLGEKGWSVPAWPEQYGGTDWTPTQRYIWSEENARANTFMPLPFGVSMVGPVIYTFGSEEQKEKHLPGIRSGDVWWCQGYSEPGAGSDLASLKTTAVRDGDHYVINGQKTWTTLAQHADWGFFLCRTDPDAAKPQEGISFILIDMKTPGIEVRPIKLIDGGYEVNETWLTDVRVPVENLVGEENKGWTYAKFLLAHERTGIAGVARSKRGVEKLRDIARSEQVGGEPLMDDVDFARKVSQLEIDLAALEITELRTLAGEQAGKGPGPESSILKIKGTEIQQRLTELTLEAVGHYGTPMYGRMEVPGNNEYAVGPGHAQHVAAAYFNMRKASIYGGSNEIQRNIISKMILGL; encoded by the coding sequence ATGAACCTTGAATTCACCCCAGAAGAGATCGCCTTCCGCAAGGAGGTGCGTACGTTCATCGAGGAAAACCACCCCAAGCACCTGGGTGATTTCGGCATGCGCGAGGACATGTCGCCTGAAGACATGACCGCCTGGCACAAGGTGCTGGGCGAAAAGGGCTGGTCCGTCCCCGCCTGGCCGGAACAGTATGGCGGCACCGACTGGACGCCGACCCAGCGCTATATCTGGTCGGAGGAAAACGCGCGCGCCAACACCTTCATGCCGCTGCCCTTCGGCGTCTCGATGGTCGGCCCCGTGATCTACACCTTCGGCAGTGAAGAGCAGAAGGAGAAGCACCTGCCCGGCATTCGCAGCGGCGATGTCTGGTGGTGCCAGGGCTATAGCGAACCCGGCGCAGGCTCCGACCTCGCCTCGCTCAAGACGACCGCCGTGCGCGACGGCGATCACTACGTAATCAACGGCCAGAAGACCTGGACCACGCTGGCCCAGCATGCCGACTGGGGTTTCTTCCTGTGCCGCACGGATCCCGATGCGGCCAAGCCGCAGGAAGGTATCAGCTTCATCCTGATCGACATGAAGACACCCGGTATCGAAGTGCGCCCGATCAAGCTGATCGACGGCGGCTACGAAGTCAACGAGACCTGGCTGACCGATGTCCGCGTGCCGGTCGAGAACCTTGTGGGTGAAGAGAACAAGGGCTGGACCTATGCCAAGTTCCTGCTGGCCCATGAACGCACCGGCATTGCCGGCGTCGCCCGGTCGAAGCGCGGCGTGGAGAAACTGCGCGATATCGCCCGGTCCGAACAGGTCGGCGGCGAACCGCTGATGGACGATGTCGATTTCGCCCGGAAGGTCAGCCAGCTCGAAATCGACCTGGCCGCCCTGGAAATCACCGAACTGCGCACGCTGGCCGGTGAACAGGCGGGCAAGGGTCCGGGGCCGGAAAGCTCCATCCTGAAGATCAAGGGCACCGAGATCCAGCAGCGCCTTACGGAACTGACGCTGGAGGCGGTCGGGCATTACGGCACGCCGATGTATGGCCGGATGGAAGTGCCGGGCAACAACGAATACGCCGTCGGGCCGGGTCATGCCCAGCACGTCGCGGCAGCCTATTTCAACATGCGCAAGGCATCGATCTACGGCGGTTCGAACGAGATCCAGCGCAACATCATCAGCAAGATGATCCTCGGTCTCTAA
- a CDS encoding pseudouridine synthase yields MTRLILFNKPHGVLSQFTDRGSPTTRQTLSDFVDVPGVYPAGRLDRDSEGLLLLTDDGKLQARIADPRFKLPKTYLVQVEGEPDEAALAALRKGVRLKDGMTRPAGAERIADPELWPRDPPIRVRKSIPDSWIRLTLREGRNRQVRRMTAAVGHPTLRLVRWSIGDWTIAGVEPGRWTERSAG; encoded by the coding sequence ATGACCCGCCTCATCCTGTTCAACAAGCCGCACGGCGTGCTGTCGCAATTCACCGACCGGGGAAGCCCGACCACGCGGCAGACCCTGTCGGATTTCGTCGATGTGCCGGGTGTCTATCCGGCGGGACGGCTGGACCGGGACAGCGAGGGACTGCTGCTGCTGACCGATGACGGGAAACTGCAGGCGCGCATTGCCGATCCCAGGTTCAAACTGCCCAAGACCTATCTCGTTCAGGTGGAGGGGGAGCCGGACGAGGCGGCGCTGGCGGCTTTACGAAAAGGCGTTCGGCTGAAGGACGGCATGACCCGTCCCGCCGGTGCGGAGCGGATTGCCGACCCCGAGTTATGGCCGCGCGATCCGCCGATCAGGGTCCGCAAGTCCATACCCGACAGCTGGATCCGCCTGACCCTGCGCGAAGGGCGCAACCGGCAGGTGCGGCGCATGACGGCGGCGGTCGGCCATCCCACGCTGAGGCTGGTGCGGTGGTCGATCGGCGACTGGACGATTGCCGGGGTGGAGCCGGGGCGCTGGACCGAGCGAAGCGCCGGCTAG
- a CDS encoding ABC-F family ATP-binding cassette domain-containing protein yields the protein MLTIDDITVRLGGRPILERASAAIPVGARVGLIGRNGAGKSTLMKTLIGEIEPDAGEIAKGSRVKLGYIAQEAPAGSLTPEEAVLAADTERAALLEESETCTDMDRLGDVHERLLAIDAYSAPSRAARILTGLGFDEDMQKRPLDTFSGGWKMRVALGALLFSQPDVLLLDEPSNHLDLEATLWLENFLKSYPATLLLISHERDLLNKVVDHILHLQGGQLTLYPGGYDSFEKQRAERAAQLASAKAAQDAQRARLQDYVARNSARASTARQAQSRAKMLEKMQPIAALMEDPSLSFSFPDPAELKPPMITMDMAAVGYAEDTPILRRMNLRIEPDDRIALLGRNGNGKTTLARLLAAQLPAMEGAVNALGKMKVGYFTQYQVEELDGDDTPLEHMTRAMEGQSPGAVRAQLGRFGFSGNRATQEVGKLSGGERARLALALITRDAPHLLILDEPTNHLDVDAREALVQALNDYTGAVILISHDRHMVELTADRLVLVDEGTAQEFPGSMEDYIDFVLGGSPPRKDTDAAGGKDAKKANRGRGGLSAKEKAKLRSLRAELARTEQDMARLEKERTVVDRAMYEPASSDPRLADQPMSELLSLRAKITERLEEAEARWMELGETIEQFSAG from the coding sequence ATGCTGACGATCGACGACATCACCGTGCGGCTGGGCGGGCGGCCCATCCTCGAACGCGCAAGCGCCGCCATCCCGGTGGGCGCGCGCGTCGGGCTGATCGGACGCAATGGGGCGGGCAAGTCCACCTTGATGAAGACCCTGATCGGCGAGATCGAACCCGATGCAGGCGAGATCGCCAAGGGTTCGCGCGTGAAGCTGGGCTATATCGCGCAGGAAGCACCCGCCGGATCGCTGACGCCCGAAGAAGCGGTTCTGGCTGCCGATACGGAACGTGCCGCGTTGCTGGAGGAATCGGAAACCTGCACCGACATGGACCGTCTGGGCGACGTGCACGAGCGGCTGCTGGCCATCGATGCCTACAGCGCGCCGTCGCGTGCCGCGCGGATCCTGACCGGGCTGGGCTTCGACGAGGACATGCAGAAGCGTCCGCTCGACACGTTCTCGGGCGGATGGAAGATGCGCGTCGCACTGGGGGCGCTGCTGTTCTCGCAGCCCGATGTGCTGTTGCTGGACGAACCGTCCAACCATCTCGACCTCGAAGCGACGTTGTGGCTGGAAAACTTCCTGAAGAGCTATCCCGCCACGCTGCTGCTCATCAGCCACGAGCGCGACCTTCTGAACAAGGTCGTCGATCACATCCTGCATCTGCAGGGCGGGCAGCTGACGCTCTATCCCGGCGGGTATGACAGCTTCGAAAAGCAGCGGGCCGAACGGGCGGCGCAGCTGGCCAGCGCCAAGGCCGCGCAGGACGCGCAGCGGGCCCGGCTGCAGGACTACGTCGCGCGCAACAGCGCCCGCGCCTCCACCGCGCGGCAGGCCCAGTCGCGGGCCAAGATGCTGGAGAAGATGCAGCCTATCGCCGCGCTGATGGAAGACCCCTCGCTCAGCTTCTCCTTCCCCGATCCCGCCGAGCTGAAACCGCCGATGATCACGATGGACATGGCCGCCGTCGGCTATGCGGAGGATACGCCCATCCTGCGCCGGATGAACCTGCGGATCGAGCCCGACGACCGGATCGCGCTGCTGGGCCGCAACGGCAACGGCAAGACGACGCTCGCCCGCCTGCTGGCAGCGCAGCTTCCCGCGATGGAAGGCGCGGTCAATGCGCTCGGCAAGATGAAGGTCGGCTATTTCACGCAGTACCAGGTGGAAGAACTGGACGGCGACGACACGCCGCTGGAACACATGACCCGCGCGATGGAGGGGCAGTCGCCCGGCGCGGTGCGCGCGCAGCTGGGCCGGTTCGGGTTCTCCGGCAACCGCGCGACGCAGGAAGTGGGCAAGCTGTCGGGCGGGGAGCGGGCGCGGCTGGCCCTGGCTCTCATCACCCGGGATGCACCGCACCTGCTGATCCTGGACGAGCCGACCAACCACCTGGACGTCGATGCCCGCGAGGCGCTGGTGCAGGCGCTGAACGACTATACGGGCGCGGTCATCCTGATCAGCCATGACCGTCACATGGTCGAATTGACCGCGGACCGGCTGGTGCTGGTGGACGAGGGCACGGCGCAGGAATTTCCCGGCAGCATGGAGGATTATATCGACTTCGTGCTCGGCGGTTCGCCGCCGCGCAAGGATACGGATGCCGCAGGCGGGAAGGACGCGAAGAAGGCGAACCGGGGGCGGGGCGGCCTGTCCGCGAAGGAGAAGGCCAAGCTGCGCAGCCTGCGCGCGGAACTGGCCAGGACCGAACAGGACATGGCCAGGCTGGAGAAGGAACGCACCGTCGTCGACCGCGCGATGTACGAACCGGCAAGCTCGGACCCGAGGCTGGCCGACCAGCCGATGAGCGAATTGCTCTCGCTCCGCGCAAAGATCACCGAGCGGCTGGAAGAGGCGGAGGCACGGTGGATGGAACTGGGCGAGACGATCGAGCAATTCTCGGCGGGCTAG
- a CDS encoding ribonuclease H-like domain-containing protein: MLFLDIETTGLSHFYDEITIVGWAIGGKSGTFIKGQDPSEMLQVAQRAMAVVTFNGIRFDQRFLKQEFPQVGLPETHIDLMYLCRRVGLTGGQKAIEATLGLNFRDDLEGVDGFAAVLLWHQYLRGELGALKRLIAYNRADIAAMGGLMDHALAMLGYEPDLIGQPVRFVDWSNPKDRQKLPNGLKKAAPELTRAPTFRELFDGLRAETSRIVGIDLTGSEARPTGWCLLDGRKAKTETISTDEELVERTMAASPDLISIDSPLCLPFGRQTVFDDDPTREEFGIMRFCERELKRRGVNVYPSLLPSMQKLTARGIRLAQVFRSHGLPVIESYPGAAQDVMRIPRKGAGEEWLKLGLKNFGIRGKYETTKVTHDELDAITSALVGTFHLAGLSEELGTANEPPLIIPRLDVSRTPFVIGVSGPIAAGKTTLAEILQAHGYAYTRFSLVIDDILMEQGLPLNRKNRQAVGIEINRDGRQRELAERTVSRVEGASQIVVDGLRFPDDHAFLKEKFGFRFHHIHVSAPDEVRRKRYAARLELSHSEAGKAFEEANASEVERMVPTLGRLAHETLFNIGTKDDMATSLLSLSAQWEEGN; encoded by the coding sequence GTGCTATTTCTTGACATCGAAACGACAGGCTTGAGTCATTTTTACGATGAAATCACAATCGTAGGTTGGGCCATAGGCGGCAAATCCGGCACATTCATAAAGGGCCAAGATCCATCAGAGATGTTGCAGGTCGCTCAGCGGGCGATGGCGGTTGTCACATTCAACGGCATTCGGTTTGATCAGCGGTTTTTGAAGCAGGAGTTTCCGCAAGTCGGCCTTCCTGAAACACATATCGATCTGATGTACCTCTGTCGTCGAGTAGGCTTAACTGGTGGCCAGAAGGCAATCGAAGCGACATTGGGACTCAATTTTCGAGATGATCTGGAGGGGGTCGATGGGTTCGCAGCAGTGTTGTTGTGGCATCAGTATCTTCGTGGTGAACTAGGAGCTCTCAAGCGCCTGATCGCTTATAACCGGGCCGATATCGCTGCGATGGGAGGCCTAATGGATCATGCCTTGGCAATGCTGGGCTATGAACCCGATCTGATCGGCCAGCCTGTCAGGTTCGTTGATTGGTCCAACCCCAAAGACAGACAAAAGCTACCAAATGGGCTGAAGAAGGCCGCTCCAGAGTTGACGCGAGCACCAACGTTTCGCGAGTTATTTGATGGCCTTCGCGCCGAGACGTCCAGAATTGTCGGAATCGACCTGACCGGATCAGAAGCAAGGCCAACGGGGTGGTGCTTACTCGACGGGCGCAAGGCAAAGACCGAGACGATTTCTACCGACGAAGAGCTTGTTGAGCGGACGATGGCGGCATCGCCAGACCTAATTTCAATCGATTCCCCTCTTTGCCTGCCATTCGGTCGACAGACAGTGTTCGATGACGATCCGACGCGCGAAGAATTCGGCATAATGCGGTTTTGCGAGCGCGAACTTAAGCGGCGCGGCGTGAACGTTTACCCTAGCCTTCTCCCAAGCATGCAGAAGCTGACTGCACGTGGCATCAGGCTAGCACAGGTATTCAGATCGCACGGCCTGCCCGTCATCGAGAGTTACCCGGGCGCGGCTCAAGATGTGATGCGTATCCCGCGAAAGGGCGCTGGAGAAGAATGGCTTAAATTGGGTCTGAAGAACTTCGGCATTCGGGGCAAATACGAAACCACCAAGGTTACTCACGACGAGCTCGATGCAATCACTTCAGCTCTCGTCGGTACTTTCCACCTTGCCGGCCTTTCGGAGGAACTTGGTACGGCCAACGAACCACCACTGATCATCCCACGCCTGGACGTAAGTCGCACACCTTTTGTGATTGGCGTTAGCGGACCAATCGCAGCAGGAAAGACAACCTTGGCTGAAATCTTGCAAGCACATGGCTATGCCTACACCCGCTTCAGCCTGGTCATTGACGACATCCTGATGGAGCAAGGCTTGCCGCTTAACCGCAAAAACCGCCAGGCGGTCGGTATCGAGATCAATCGGGACGGACGGCAGAGAGAACTGGCAGAGCGTACGGTTTCAAGAGTTGAAGGAGCAAGTCAGATCGTCGTGGACGGACTCCGCTTCCCAGATGATCATGCCTTTCTGAAGGAAAAGTTTGGCTTCAGGTTTCACCATATTCATGTGTCCGCGCCCGATGAGGTCCGCAGAAAGCGATATGCTGCAAGGTTGGAGCTGTCACATTCGGAAGCTGGCAAGGCGTTTGAGGAAGCCAACGCTTCCGAAGTCGAGCGCATGGTGCCCACGCTTGGACGCCTCGCGCACGAAACGCTCTTCAACATCGGCACCAAGGACGATATGGCTACGTCGCTTCTGAGCCTGTCGGCGCAGTGGGAAGAGGGGAACTGA
- a CDS encoding flavin reductase family protein: protein MSSPPSHDNRSTQSGTAPSMGDGHRDAFREALGSFATGVTIATTLDAEGQPVGVTASSFNSVSLAPPLVLWSLAKDSQSRAAFEESGHFAIHVLAASQEELSNRFARRGADKFSGVPWTPGRLGSPVFADHAALFECTTRHLYDGGDHVIMVGEVVDFEARDEAPLLFHGGRYADHRPRAGSPDETEAQRLALAAGMVEQALTGPLSGDFAQGDLDAALKVLRALI from the coding sequence GTGAGCAGCCCTCCTTCCCACGACAATCGCAGCACGCAGTCCGGCACCGCGCCCTCGATGGGCGATGGCCACCGCGACGCGTTCCGGGAAGCACTGGGCTCCTTCGCCACCGGGGTCACCATCGCGACCACGCTGGATGCGGAAGGTCAGCCGGTCGGAGTCACGGCCAGCAGTTTCAATTCCGTCAGCCTTGCCCCCCCGCTGGTCCTCTGGTCGCTGGCCAAGGACAGCCAGTCGCGCGCCGCCTTCGAGGAAAGCGGCCATTTCGCTATCCACGTGCTGGCCGCCTCGCAGGAAGAGCTGTCGAACCGGTTTGCGCGGCGCGGCGCGGACAAGTTCAGCGGCGTCCCGTGGACCCCCGGCCGCCTCGGCTCCCCGGTCTTCGCGGATCACGCGGCGCTTTTCGAATGCACCACGCGCCACCTCTACGATGGCGGCGACCACGTGATCATGGTCGGCGAAGTGGTGGATTTCGAAGCGCGCGACGAGGCGCCGCTTCTGTTCCACGGGGGGCGCTATGCCGACCACCGCCCGCGCGCAGGCTCGCCCGACGAGACCGAAGCCCAGCGACTGGCCCTGGCGGCCGGAATGGTCGAGCAGGCCCTGACCGGCCCGCTTTCAGGCGATTTTGCGCAAGGCGATCTGGATGCCGCGCTGAAGGTCCTGCGCGCGCTGATCTGA
- a CDS encoding acyl-CoA dehydrogenase yields MDFNFTEEQDMVRDGLSRLVREEYDWETRRGVVNSDSGWRPEIWARLAELGILGMPFSEEDGGFGGGAVDAMVVMEELGKGLVVEPFVPTVVCAGGFLKHAGTDAQKEEHIGGIVDGSRIFAFAYAEPQGRYDYADLQTTAKKDGDGYTLNGHKAVVIGAPWASHLVVTARTSGEQRDHDGVSVFIVDKSADGVTTRDYPTFDGRMASEVYFENVSVPADGLLGEEGKALPLIERVADEAIAASCAEACGAMKVAHAMTVDYSRQRKQFGVPIGSFQVLQHRMVDMYTEYEQSVSLTYLATMKLDAPEKERKLAVSAAKVRLGQAAKYIGEEAIQIHGGMGVTDELAIGGYFKRLTIFKSEFGSIDHHMKRHIALSAG; encoded by the coding sequence GTGGATTTCAATTTCACCGAAGAACAGGACATGGTTCGCGACGGGCTGTCGCGGCTGGTGCGCGAGGAGTATGACTGGGAAACGCGCCGCGGCGTCGTGAACAGCGACAGCGGCTGGCGCCCCGAAATCTGGGCCCGGCTGGCCGAACTGGGCATCCTCGGCATGCCTTTTTCCGAAGAGGATGGCGGCTTTGGCGGCGGCGCGGTCGACGCGATGGTCGTGATGGAAGAACTGGGCAAGGGGCTGGTCGTCGAACCCTTCGTGCCGACCGTCGTCTGCGCAGGCGGCTTCCTGAAGCACGCCGGCACGGATGCGCAGAAGGAAGAGCATATCGGCGGCATCGTCGATGGCAGCCGCATCTTCGCCTTCGCCTATGCCGAACCGCAGGGCCGCTACGATTATGCCGACCTGCAGACAACCGCGAAGAAGGATGGCGACGGATACACGCTGAACGGTCACAAGGCCGTGGTCATCGGCGCTCCGTGGGCCAGCCACCTCGTCGTGACCGCACGCACTTCCGGCGAACAGCGCGACCATGACGGGGTGTCCGTCTTCATCGTCGACAAGTCCGCCGACGGGGTCACGACCCGCGATTACCCGACCTTCGACGGGCGCATGGCTTCTGAAGTCTATTTCGAGAACGTGTCGGTTCCGGCGGATGGCCTGCTCGGCGAAGAAGGCAAGGCCCTGCCCCTGATCGAGCGTGTCGCGGACGAAGCCATCGCCGCGTCCTGCGCAGAGGCGTGCGGCGCGATGAAGGTCGCCCACGCCATGACGGTCGACTATTCGCGCCAGCGCAAGCAGTTCGGCGTGCCGATCGGTTCGTTCCAGGTGTTGCAGCACCGCATGGTCGACATGTATACCGAATACGAACAGTCCGTCTCGCTGACCTATCTCGCGACGATGAAACTGGATGCGCCGGAGAAAGAGCGCAAGCTGGCCGTATCGGCGGCGAAGGTCCGCCTGGGCCAGGCTGCGAAATATATCGGCGAGGAAGCGATCCAGATCCATGGCGGCATGGGCGTGACCGACGAACTGGCGATTGGCGGCTATTTCAAGCGGCTGACGATCTTCAAGTCCGAATTCGGCAGCATCGACCACCACATGAAGCGCCACATCGCGCTGTCTGCGGGCTAA
- a CDS encoding tyrosine-type recombinase/integrase: MALTNQQVRGFKPKDKPYKKGDERGLYLLVKPNGSKLWHLKYRFGGREKKMPIGPFPEVGLAQARHERDRARLAIADGIDPMRERKREKAQIKLGAENTFASVAQTYIEEKMVREGRAEATLRKARWFLDLLKPAVGNMPLNDVDPQLMLAALKKLEAKGNLETAKKCRSFASRVFRFGAAMGLCETDPTSILKGALVSPKARHYAAILEPEKLGQLLRAIDGYECYPVTKFALQIAPHIFVRPGELRHGEWEEIDWDKAIWTIPEGKMKARRTHVVPLSRQVLELLRELKSISGGKGYIFPAFHTRQRPMSENTINAAFRRMGFTKDEVTAHGLRSTASTMLNESGLWHPDAIERALAHGDSNAIRGVYNRGNYWDERVKMAQWWSDNLDTLRKGETGH, encoded by the coding sequence ATGGCTTTGACGAATCAGCAGGTTCGCGGGTTTAAGCCGAAGGACAAGCCTTACAAAAAGGGCGATGAGAGAGGCCTGTACCTCCTCGTAAAACCGAACGGCTCAAAGCTCTGGCATCTCAAGTATCGCTTCGGCGGCAGGGAAAAGAAGATGCCGATTGGCCCTTTCCCTGAAGTTGGCCTGGCACAGGCGCGTCATGAAAGGGACCGCGCGCGCCTCGCGATTGCCGATGGCATCGACCCCATGCGGGAGCGCAAGCGGGAAAAGGCGCAGATCAAACTCGGTGCAGAGAACACGTTTGCATCAGTGGCGCAAACTTACATCGAGGAGAAGATGGTGCGGGAAGGGCGGGCCGAGGCCACGCTTCGCAAGGCACGCTGGTTTCTCGATCTGCTCAAGCCTGCCGTTGGGAATATGCCGCTCAATGATGTCGATCCGCAGCTGATGCTGGCGGCGCTCAAGAAGCTGGAGGCGAAAGGCAATCTGGAAACGGCGAAGAAGTGCCGTTCGTTTGCAAGCCGGGTGTTCCGGTTTGGAGCGGCCATGGGACTTTGCGAGACCGATCCGACATCAATCCTGAAAGGCGCGCTAGTTTCGCCCAAGGCGCGACACTACGCAGCAATCCTCGAACCAGAGAAACTGGGTCAACTGTTGCGCGCGATCGATGGCTACGAATGCTATCCGGTCACGAAATTCGCTTTGCAGATCGCGCCTCACATTTTCGTCCGCCCCGGCGAACTTCGTCATGGGGAGTGGGAGGAGATCGACTGGGATAAGGCCATCTGGACCATTCCGGAAGGCAAGATGAAGGCGCGCCGAACTCATGTCGTGCCTTTGTCGCGACAGGTCCTGGAACTGCTTCGTGAGCTCAAGTCGATTTCCGGCGGGAAGGGGTACATTTTCCCTGCCTTCCACACCCGGCAACGGCCCATGAGCGAGAACACGATCAACGCGGCCTTCCGCCGCATGGGCTTCACCAAAGACGAAGTGACCGCTCACGGGCTTCGCTCGACGGCATCGACGATGCTCAATGAAAGCGGTTTGTGGCATCCGGATGCCATCGAGCGGGCGCTCGCGCATGGTGACAGCAATGCGATCCGGGGGGTCTACAACCGCGGGAACTACTGGGATGAGCGCGTCAAAATGGCTCAGTGGTGGAGTGATAATCTGGATACGCTTCGAAAAGGCGAAACAGGCCATTGA
- a CDS encoding adenylosuccinate synthetase: MPVSIVVGGQFGSEGKGKVSLELVRMATERQIAVVRVGGPNSGHTAYDRSGRKFALRQLPAGAVDRNVDVVFPAGSFVDVDVLLREIDELDYPRKRIFISHYANIITPEQKTWEVEAGLVSGIGSTGSGVGAAIMAQVAREASNFPLHRHDAAHCAPLEPFLRDTTALMRTWLDAGVRIVIEGTQGFGLSLYDGGHWPKATSRATTAAAALAETGLSPMDVDNVVLVIRSYPIRVAGNSGPLPGETSWEAISESIDAQSDLREFTTVTKKLRRVGHFDASVVKAAIACNNPTAIVLNHLDYVGSGHMGNQEYAKVAGFITEVERAIGRPIDHLGFSPLSMERRSAFAG, translated from the coding sequence ATGCCAGTATCAATCGTCGTTGGTGGCCAATTTGGATCGGAAGGCAAGGGCAAGGTTTCCCTTGAGCTCGTCAGAATGGCGACTGAGCGGCAGATTGCGGTGGTTCGGGTCGGCGGCCCCAATTCCGGACATACAGCCTACGACCGTTCGGGTAGGAAGTTTGCGCTGCGCCAGCTTCCGGCGGGCGCGGTTGATCGCAATGTCGATGTCGTTTTCCCGGCCGGTTCATTTGTCGACGTTGATGTGTTGCTGCGTGAGATTGATGAACTTGATTACCCGCGCAAACGCATCTTCATAAGCCACTACGCAAACATCATCACTCCCGAGCAAAAGACCTGGGAGGTCGAGGCCGGGTTGGTTTCCGGAATTGGATCAACCGGTAGCGGCGTTGGCGCGGCGATCATGGCGCAGGTCGCCCGCGAGGCGTCCAATTTCCCGCTCCATCGGCACGATGCCGCGCATTGCGCACCTTTGGAACCATTCTTGCGCGACACGACGGCCTTGATGCGAACCTGGCTGGATGCTGGCGTTCGGATTGTCATCGAAGGAACGCAAGGGTTCGGCCTGTCACTATACGATGGTGGACATTGGCCCAAAGCCACCTCGCGCGCAACCACGGCGGCGGCGGCTTTGGCCGAGACAGGTCTGAGCCCAATGGACGTGGACAATGTTGTGCTCGTCATCCGGTCATATCCGATCCGGGTTGCTGGAAATTCCGGCCCGCTGCCAGGCGAGACGAGTTGGGAAGCGATTTCCGAGTCCATCGACGCGCAATCCGACCTGCGTGAATTTACGACAGTGACAAAGAAACTGCGCCGCGTCGGCCATTTCGATGCTTCGGTGGTGAAGGCCGCGATTGCTTGCAACAATCCAACGGCGATCGTGCTTAATCATTTGGACTATGTCGGTTCGGGACACATGGGCAATCAGGAGTACGCCAAGGTAGCGGGCTTTATAACGGAAGTTGAACGAGCAATCGGAAGGCCAATCGATCATCTTGGATTCTCACCTTTGTCGATGGAGCGCAGAAGTGCGTTTGCTGGCTGA
- a CDS encoding cupin domain-containing protein: protein MNLPAITLADFDPQAFLRDTWQKKPLLVRGAFADWSNPVEPDELAGLACESGIESRLVHGAEGALSVEHGPLAAERFDALGTSPWTLLVQAVDHHVPEVAGLLDAFRFVPNWRIDDVMVSYATDGGGVGAHYDQYDVFLIQGLGRRRWELGDMCNDETPLLPHEDLRLLAQFIARQDFVLEPGDMLYVPPGLAHRGTAIGHDCLTYSVGFRAPSQGELVEGWTDAVLDTLAEDDRYADPDLTLQDNPGEITKAALGRLHAAAIEKLNDRQAFALWFGRLATAPKNGLIDWRPEERADARQVAALLAGGAAILRNPASRFAFIRTGEDEVHLYVDGEGVRCTGLASRFAAELCASPRVEIVQANAEMTQLLVTLCNRGCVAFEEV, encoded by the coding sequence GTGAACCTGCCTGCCATCACCCTTGCGGATTTCGATCCGCAGGCTTTCCTGCGCGACACCTGGCAGAAGAAACCGCTGCTGGTGCGCGGCGCCTTTGCCGACTGGTCTAACCCGGTCGAACCGGACGAACTGGCCGGTCTCGCCTGCGAAAGCGGGATCGAATCGCGACTGGTACACGGGGCCGAGGGCGCTCTTTCGGTCGAGCACGGCCCGCTGGCGGCGGAGCGGTTCGATGCGCTCGGCACGTCGCCATGGACCCTGCTGGTGCAGGCGGTCGATCACCACGTGCCGGAAGTCGCAGGGCTGCTGGATGCGTTTCGCTTCGTGCCGAACTGGCGCATCGACGATGTCATGGTCAGCTACGCCACCGATGGCGGCGGGGTCGGCGCGCATTACGACCAGTACGACGTGTTCCTGATCCAGGGTCTCGGACGCAGGCGCTGGGAACTGGGCGATATGTGCAACGACGAAACGCCGCTCTTGCCGCATGAGGACCTGCGCCTGCTGGCACAGTTTATCGCGCGGCAGGACTTCGTTCTGGAACCGGGCGACATGCTTTACGTGCCCCCCGGCCTTGCGCACCGCGGGACCGCCATCGGACATGACTGCTTGACCTATTCGGTCGGCTTTCGCGCGCCGTCGCAGGGCGAATTGGTGGAAGGCTGGACGGACGCGGTGCTGGACACCCTGGCAGAGGACGATCGCTATGCCGATCCCGACCTGACGCTGCAGGACAATCCCGGCGAGATCACGAAAGCCGCGCTTGGCCGCCTCCATGCCGCCGCAATCGAGAAGCTGAACGACCGGCAGGCCTTCGCCCTCTGGTTCGGCCGGCTGGCGACCGCGCCGAAGAACGGCCTGATCGACTGGCGGCCGGAAGAAAGGGCAGACGCCCGGCAGGTCGCTGCGCTGCTGGCCGGTGGTGCAGCAATCCTGCGCAACCCCGCCAGCCGCTTCGCCTTCATCCGCACGGGCGAGGACGAGGTGCACCTTTACGTCGATGGCGAAGGCGTCCGGTGCACGGGCCTCGCATCCCGCTTCGCCGCCGAACTGTGCGCTTCGCCGCGCGTCGAGATTGTGCAGGCGAATGCCGAAATGACGCAGCTTCTCGTCACGCTCTGCAATCGCGGCTGCGTGGCTTTCGAGGAAGTCTGA